From Peromyscus eremicus chromosome 3, PerEre_H2_v1, whole genome shotgun sequence, one genomic window encodes:
- the Vamp1 gene encoding vesicle-associated membrane protein 1 has translation MSAPAQPPAEGTEGAAPGGGPPGPPPNMTSNRRLQQTQAQVEEVVDIMRVNVDKVLERDQKLSELDDRADALQAGASQFESSAAKLKRKYWWKNCKMMIMLGAICAIIVVVIVIYFFT, from the exons AT GTCTGCTCCAGCTCAGCCACCCGCTGAAGGAACAGAAGGGGCTGCCCCAGGTGGGGGTCCGCCTGGTCCTCCTCCTAATATGACCAGTAATAGACGACTCCAGCAAACCCAGGCACAAGTGGAGGAG GTGGTGGACATCATGCGTGTGAATGTGGACAAGGTCCTGGAAAGGGACCAGAAGCTGTCGGAGTTGGATGACCGAGCTGACGCCTTGCAGGCAGGAGCATCACAGTTTGAGAGCAGTGCTGCCAAGCTGAAAAGGAAGTACTGGTGGAAAAACTGCAAg ATGATGATCATGCTTGGAGCTATCTGTGCCATCATCGTGGTAGTTATTGTAA TCTACTTTTTTACTTGA